taattagaaagcacctggagcactttcagttgcagtataaaggaggccacctcactccactcagggagctggagtcgggtggaagaggatggagcttgtgaggagtggagtggagtggagtggagtggagtggagtggagtggagtggagtggagtggagtggagtggagtggaggtggcagaaaaaaagacaaagaaaggccTGAGCAGACTTTAttggtggtgatttgtgcactttattatgtGAGCAGGTGAAGAAGGAATTAAATGTGTGCTTTGGGACATTTGGcttccgtgtctgtctgtgtccgggcatctTTCACACTATCTAATATATGGTGTCTTTtactctctctatctatctatgtatctataatatagtgtatttcacatagttatctattatatagtgcctttcatactatctatctgttatatagtgcctaacacatatttatctattaaatagatagatagatagacaggttctatctattatatagttcctttcacatttatctattatatagtacctatctatctatttatctttctatctatcatatagtgcctgtcacatatttattatatagtgcctttctgtctaatctatctatgatatagtgcagtggttctcaacctgtggggcgggtccCCCTAGGGGGCATGAAGTTACAAAAACGGGGGtgcgaaaaaaataaaaacaagaatcaaatatatgaaaaaaacaactgttgaaaccaaaacaaatgaacttaaactacattctgatactagaacaataaatagagagttagataaatgtcgataaaagttaagtgggcataattaaatatgcatctacatttcaaaaaaatgttaggaggtggcgcgattaaaactgttatgaaaactcgggttgcaaatacttaaaggttgagaaatgctgatatagtgcctttcatactatctatctgttatatagtgcctaacacatacagtgggtacggaaagtattcagacccccttcaatttttcactctttgttatattgcagccatttgctaaaatcattcaaattaatttttttcctcattaatggacacacagcaccccatattgacagacacaaaaaatattttttgtaaattgttgcagatttattaaaaaagacaaactgaactatcacatggtcctaagtattcagaccctttgctcagtatttagtagaagcccccttttgagctcatacagccaggagtcttcttgggaaagatgcaacaagtttttcacacctgattTGCGGATTCTCTGCCGttcttccttgcagatcctctccagttgtgtcaggttggatggtaaacgttggtggacagccatctttaggtctctccagagatgctccattgggtttaagtcagggctctggctgggccattcaagaacagtcacagagttgttgtgaagtcactccttcgttattttagctgtgtgcttagggtcattgtcttgttggaaggtaaaccttcgcccagtctgaggtccttagcactctggagaaggttttgtccaggatatccctgtacttggccgcattcatctttccctcgattgcaaccagtcgtcctgtccctgcagctgaaaaacacccccacagcatgatgctgccaccgccatgcttcactgtggggactgtattggacaagtgatgagcagtgcctggttgtctccacacataccgcttagaattaaggccaaaagttctatcttggtctcatcagaccagagaatcttatttctcaccatctcagagtccttcaggtgtcttttagcaaactccatgcgggctgtcatgtgtcttgcactgaggagaggcttccgacaggccactctgccataaagccctgactggtggagggctgcagtgatggttgactttctacaactttctcccatctcctgactgcatctctggagctcagccaaagtgatctttgggttcttctttacctctctcaccaaggctcttctcccccggtagctcagcttggccggacggccagctctaggaagggttctggtcgtcccaaacgtcttccatttaaggattatggaggccactgtgctcttgggaaccttaagtgcagcagaaatttttttgtaaccttggccagatctgtgccttgccacaattctgtctctgagctcttcaggcagttcaaTGACCtcctgattctcatttgctctgacgtgcattgtgagctgtaaggtcttatatagacagacaggtgtgtggcttatCTAATCgagtccaatcagtagaatcaaacacagctggactcaaatgaaggtgatctcaaggatgagcagaagaaatggaaagcaccggagttaaatatatgagtgtcacagcaaaggggctgaatacttaggaccaggtgatagttcagtttttcttttttaataaatctgcaacaattttcaaaaatatttttttgtctgtcaatatggggtgctgtttgtacattaatgaggaaaaaaattaatttgaatgattttagcaaatggctgcaatataacaaagagtgaaaaattgaagggggtctgaatactttctgtactcACGgttatgtatctattatatagtatctatctatctatctgtctaccatatagtgcctttctatctatctatctgttatatagtgtctttcacactaTGTTCTTATCTATTAATCATATAATTCCTTTCCtatatttatctgttatatagtgcctttcacctatttTTCGATCTATCAATTCGCCAGTTGGTAACTCATTAAGGTTAAATTTCCCACAAACATCAGGACGGTTTTCTTCCCACAGAGAGCACCTGTTGTATTTATGTGTCTGTTGTGCCGCAGTCCTGGGCTGCGTTACTTCACACCGATGTCTGCTGCAGTACGATGTACGAATGGTCCAAAAACGAAGCCACTTGGCTTGACGTGACTAAATCCTGCTTTGCTAGAAGACCCTTCACTTCTCTTCAGCAGGACGGGCCTTTCTGAGATCTGTCAGCGGACAATGGCTCAAGCCCCTCTCAGACAGGAGGTTAGCGTGGTCTTTGTAGTCTCATGGCTATCGTTGTATCATAACTTCCATGCGGTTTTACTCAGAATCGGCTTTATGTTTCTGTATGGGGGTAACCTGAGGGGTGAATGAGGGCAGGTGGATCCTTGGCTGTTCACCGTTAAATAAACTAAAGTACGAAGACTAAGCAAGTTTAAGTGGGTGACTGGTGCTTGACTCATGTCCAGTACAAgcagattttaataaattctccACAAGGACACAGACAGAAAAATGCACACTCAAACAAAGCTGCCCGATTCTGACCCTGGCATTCATTATAATGAGAAGGCCGTTTGATCAGTAAGTTGTCTTTCTCAGCCATTTTCTTTAGCGACCACCTTCAGGTTTACCGGACCGTCTCAGAATATGGAGAAGTGAGTGGAGCTGAGGCGATGCTTTAAGATTCAAGCCATTTGTGGAAGTCACACATATACCATTTACTCCCTTAGCAGATGGGTTTATTAAAGTGACCTACAAAAGAGGCCCACCTAATTGGGTAAACATCAGTCAGTGGGGGTGGTGGTGTTAATGGGGGGACTGTTTACAAATTAATGTGATGGGACAAGGCTACAAAACTGATGACCTCacgtgaagagctcagaacaaaacacaTGCGAGTTGCAATCCATGGGTTACAAAACTGAACAGCGAATATCAGTGAGGCAGAAACTCCATAAAACAAGAGGATCGTCAGAGGTTTCCAGAACCCATCAAGGGAGTCCTAAGTTCAAAGGGAGGGTGACCAGCTGCGCGTTCCACCAGCCAGAAGCTACACAGGaagagagtctggactgagatttgatgccagGCTGAGGTGGCATCTCCAGACATCATTCATCAGCAGACCCGCTTGGTcaagaaggagcacaggaccCCACAAGGGTCTCCATAAAAGCTCTGCATTTTGATTTACCTGCAGTGGCCTGGTGGCACAACTTGgtgctcctgccagcagagaattGCAGTTGTCCAGGTGtcacaagaccaaagcctggaccagaagctgcggtgcatactctgtcagaaatggtctgatcttgtggatattgCATACAGCATAGTTTCTTAAACTACAGCACGTGGCCCATGTTGGGTCCCGAGTTGCCAGTTTTTGTGTCACACTGAGACGGGAGTCACCATTGTATCCAATATGAAAGGGACGCATATGGTTTGCAGAGTGTCTCATGATGGTTTGATGCTGTTGTAAGGATGTCATCAGTGATTCTCAAAGGGGGGGACCAACGCCCCTCTCCCCCGTTTGACCATCAGTAGCGATTGTCCAAGGTGGGGACTGGGTCTAGATGACACTAAGAAGAGAAAGAGTGGGTTgcaaggaaacaaacaaaaaagaaagtttgAACAACAGTGGCATACAAAGAATCGGTAAGACCAGGAGATGGTCCCCGGAGGACAAGATGGTCATCGATTACCACCCAAAGGTTGGGTTGACTTGGCAGGTGTAAATGACACTAAgacaagctgaacagagatgggacGATGAATAGCTGGATGAGCTGGGAGGACAAGAAAGTCCATCTatgccaggttgagctggagatagTGTTCCATCATCCAGGTTGTAAAATCAATGAGACCAAAAGGTCCATCTTTGAGAGGTTGAACTGGAGATGGTGCTGCATCATCtaggttgcaatatcagtgagacaagATGGCTTGTCTTTGACAGGTTGAGCtagagatggtgttccttcatccaggatACAAAATCAATGAGACAAGAAGGTCAAGCTATGCCAAGTTCAGCTgcagatggtgttccttcatccaggttacAAATCAATGAGACAAGAAGGTCCAACAATGCCAGGGTGACCTGCAGATgatgttccttcatccaggttacAAATCAATGAGAGAAGAAGGTCCAACAATGCCAGGTTGAGCTGCaaatggtgttccttcatccaggatGCATTATCAGTGAGACCTGCAGAGATCTGAAGATGATACTGTGTGGTCCTCTGAAGGTATCAACAGCTACAACTGCTTATCTTCAACAGAGCACTGGTAGGAGAAGCCATGGGACAGGATGATTAGGTCTGCTGAGAAGATGTACAGTGAGAAGAGGAGGAGGGCCCAGCACCGATTCGTTGAACACCCCCATGCTTGCTGGTGCACCATTGACATCTGTCCATGCCAGGACACatggtaggatctgcccaagacgTAGGGATCAAATCAGCTAGGGGTAGTGCCAGTGCTGCCAAGGTCTGAGAGGGTAACAAGGTGGAGTGGATCTTGTGGTGGACCACATCGAAGGAGGAGGAGAGATGGTCACAGATGACATGCTGGTGGCTCTGGCCTGCCACTTAGGTGTTAACCACTGTAAGTAGTACAGCCATCACGTTGGGATGGCCCTTCTTGAATCCTGACTGATTAGGATCAAGTAGTCTGTAGacaaaaagaagaggaagagactTGGTCAGAGATGGCACCATCAGATGTTTtagacaaaaagaagaagagtGGCACTGGCCTGTGAGTACAAAACTCttgttctttatgtattttttttaaacatatgacCGATGGTTGCCCCCATAACAATACACCCGACATACATACGCAGGCTGGTGAAAAAGCATTTGCCCCAATCGGATTATTTTTATGCTATCACAGATTATTTGAATTACATTGTTGTAGATCTTCATTCACACCCTATGATCAAATAAAAAGAACATGGCAGGAACAAATAGCATACATTATTAATTCTTCATTTATTAGAGAAAAtcataatgtgaaaaagtaattgccccccttgGATGCAAAACCCAGTTCCCCACAGTTCTCTCAGTTTTACCCACACTCTGATGTTTCTTGTTCATATTGCTCAATCTCTGGCCCTGCAGTGCCCCAAAATCCCCCATTCCTGCATTTTCGAGCATTTCATACTCACTTAAGGTTCTGGCACAACATCTCATTGGGGCCATTCCAAAATTctgtttcctttttctctcttgtgatgGATAACCTAACTGGTACTTCATCTTTAACTCGAGTTTGCAATCAGGTGGCTTGATGGTAAAAAATCCTCCACCGAATTCAAGGCTCTTTCAATGGGTGCGACATCTCCAGATCCTTCATCCAAGAATTAGCAGAACCATTTGACTGGTGAATGAGGTTCTTACTGTGGAATGCATGTTAGCTTGTTTTTATTCATAACAAGGTATTTGTTAGCCCAAAATGTTGTCTTTTTTACATATCTCTTCCAACTCCTGAGCATCATCTAAACTTGAGGTGTGCGCTCACTTAATAGTCTATTGAAGAAAGAACacagagtgaaaaatgaaagcTAGTTGATGATAAATTATTAATATCAAATAGCAGCTGGAACTTCACATAGTATGACATCGTCACTCCTTCTGTGACTGTGGAGTACTTCATTGTGAGAATGTCTTTAATATTCAGAACAACAATCTAGCTTTACTTAAGTGTGACTTTTTATATGTTTCTGAAGGTATCTGCTACAGGAGAaacgtttgccacattcagagcagcaatgaGGTTTCACTCCAGTATGGATTTTTGTGTGGCTCTGTAGGCTACTTATTTGTGaaaatcttttgccacattcagcacAGCCATAGGGCTTTTCTCCGGTGTGAATCCTCAAATGCCTTTGGAGACTGTAACTGtcagagaatcgtttgccacattcagaacagcaataaggtttTTCCCCAGTGTGGATTCTCGTGTGCCTCTGAAGGCTGCTTATGTGTGAGAATTGTTTCCCACATTCTGGACAAGAGTGGGgattctctccagtatgaattctcatATGTCTATTAAGACTGCTGCTGTCTGATAaacgtttgccacattcagaacaactaAGAGGTTTCTCACCAGTGTGAATTCTAATATgactatgaaaggcactgttgtttgagaactgtttgccacattcggGGCAAGAGAGTTTCTCTTCATTGTGAATCCTCATGTGTCGCTGAAGTTGGAATATTTGTAAAAAccttttaccacattcagaacagcagtgagatttttctccagtgtgaatttttaCATGGTTCTGAAGACTGCTATTATAtgaaaatcgtttgccacattcagaacagccatgaggtttctctccagtgtgaattcttaggTGATTCCGAAGTGTGCTGTTATGGGTGAATCTTTTGTCACATTCAGAACAAgaaaatggcttctctccagtatggatCCGTGCATGCTTCTGGAGAGTGCTGTTTtcagagaatcgtttgccacattcaaaacagctatatggcttttctccagtgtggattcttgtATGCCTCCTGAGACTGCAACTGgcagaaaactgtttgccacattctgaacaacaaTAAGGTTTTTCCCCGGTATGGATTCTTGTGTGGAGCTGAAGACTGCTTAATAGTGAGAATCGTTTGTCACACTgagaacagcaatgaggtttctctccggtgtgaattctcATGTGGATGTTAAGTCTCCCTCTGCCTGACAaatgcttgccacattcagaacagtgaAAACGTTTCTCGCCAGTGTGAATTAGTTTATGACTATGAAGGCCACTGCTGTTtgagaatcgtttaccacattcaggacagcaataaggtttctctccagtgtgtattCTACTGTGTTGCTGAAGGTGAATTCTTTGTAAGAATCGTTTCCCACATTCCAAGCAGCAATGAGGCTTCTCTCcactgtgaattcttttgtgtttctGAAGACTGTTGCTGCTTGAAAAgagtttaccacattcagaacatgaATGCGACTTTGGTGTCGTATGAACTGACTTAAGGTCTTTACAGTCGGAAGTGTTTTTGAAGGGCGTTTTCCACTCTGGACCCATATTCAAAGCCTCTCCGTCTGTGGAATGCACTTTTCGTTGTTCAGTGTTGAGGGcttctgcctgtgtgtgtctgacaGCAGTTAGAGAAGCACATGGCAAAGAGGCTGTTGTCCAATTCTCTGATCCTCTTGTTGATTTCTTCATCTTCTCCTGGTCTTGTTTCTGTTTGTGTTGGCACTGAAGAGAGGTCTGAGCACATGAAGACAGTGAGATGCCGCTGTCCTTCAGCAATTCTGCAATAATAACAAACAGTTAAGGTCAATGATTttaaatacagggggtcctcgggtctACAACATTtagagtttacaacgctcacttccataaaaacttaaaaagattgagacatgagaaggaataaaggtaaggattttttttttacactcattttttctgttactacagtacagtatattcatgtccttttcctttttctgtggcttagttgtgtttttatgttctagactagcaggagtacccggcgttgcccgggaatctgtagccggtgaatttcccaaatgaaagaaacagaacatagaaatcgaacaaacatttttctgattgacattttattgtaatgcaTAATATAAGTGGTCATTTTAGAGGCTTTGgatacacttttttgttttatcttggggTTCCGAAAATGAACAGATTGTGAGGATGGCCCACTCTAGAGCATGCTATGTAGACTTGTCTGTGTGAAAACAATGGATTTTCCAAAGTGATGCCTTTAACTTGCAGTGATTGCCCTTGAGCCTTATGAATTCACATAGCCAAATCCAAATGAACGGGAAAGTCTAGctgtttgaaatcaaagggtaaattaTTCAGAATCAGCGGGATacttggtatgaaaacatcttGACGTCTTGTGCAAGGTTGAGACGGCCATGAAATACACTTTTTTGTGGCATCAGAAGTGGACTTTCTAAtgccatgtctttttttttttttggtgtcatGAGTATATTAGCAAAAAGAAGGACAATTATCATGTGTCACATGGTATTATGaacattatttacaaaatgtcagaaaacaaacaaatagcaccagtcagtcagaaagaccaAGACTGAAATCTtactgtgagtcggaaagcgAGCAAATACCACCACGAATATGGAACGCCAGTCACGCGCAGGTGGTCGTTCATGTTTTAAATCCCCTTCACGCGATGAAAGCAGTCGGCTTTCTTATATTTGGACACTTCTGCAatgtcttggcaatttaaagaaacattgggTGAAGAGGGAtgtacagagaccaaagctgccgctagatggcgccgcCACTAACGTCTCttgcaacgtgcggccatcttgtaAGTACGGGGACCTGTGGTAAACTTTGCgttggtgaaaaggtgccctgcggttcaccacaaacatttttcccaaccaaacataccaaATGACCTCTTCCTGGTCACAAAgaagccccatgcccagtttggtgacAATCGGACGCCCgctgcagatttgtatggcggacaaacatacatacatacatacatacatacatagactctgctttatatattagattatgattttgcaaatgtgttaagataggtaa
This genomic window from Polypterus senegalus isolate Bchr_013 chromosome 4, ASM1683550v1, whole genome shotgun sequence contains:
- the LOC120528222 gene encoding zinc finger protein 260-like, with the protein product MLRRQKSFTQSMALAKDDHVDERLACIKQEDCEWGAPKGLCVKVEECERRISAFKEEEEEECKRETVDIKVEHSGNFPVSLELQTCETGNIFKEEESHSSWLTDTGQLQNSLEMKSEFPQFKEKVTEGNGSEAEEQLPSGSAGIKLLKDSGISLSSCAQTSLQCQHKQKQDQEKMKKSTRGSENWTTASLPCASLTAVRHTQAEALNTEQRKVHSTDGEALNMGPEWKTPFKNTSDCKDLKSVHTTPKSHSCSECGKLFSSSNSLQKHKRIHSGEKPHCCLECGKRFLQRIHLQQHSRIHTGEKPYCCPECGKRFSNSSGLHSHKLIHTGEKRFHCSECGKHLSGRGRLNIHMRIHTGEKPHCCSQCDKRFSLLSSLQLHTRIHTGEKPYCCSECGKQFSASCSLRRHTRIHTGEKPYSCFECGKRFSENSTLQKHARIHTGEKPFSCSECDKRFTHNSTLRNHLRIHTGEKPHGCSECGKRFSYNSSLQNHVKIHTGEKSHCCSECGKRFLQIFQLQRHMRIHNEEKLSCPECGKQFSNNSAFHSHIRIHTGEKPLSCSECGKRLSDSSSLNRHMRIHTGENPHSCPECGKQFSHISSLQRHTRIHTGEKPYCCSECGKRFSDSYSLQRHLRIHTGEKPYGCAECGKRFSQISSLQSHTKIHTGVKPHCCSECGKRFSCSRYLQKHIKSHT